Proteins co-encoded in one Dehalogenimonas sp. WBC-2 genomic window:
- a CDS encoding two-component response regulator produces MTVNTNRCCRVLLVDDHQIAREGLKRILVSDRSIEVVGEAGNGSQAITMAGTLFPDVITMDIRMPGMDGIAATRQIVSQFPSAKVVMLSLFADDHVQEAFEAGASGFILKESDSESIIEAVHQANNGYYPVSPVLIKRIISDFPALLMGQKKDGGLTGRHLEVLRLISEGYNSKQIATMIFTSQSTAKREIRQILQILQAKDRAQAVSKAVQRGII; encoded by the coding sequence ATGACAGTAAACACCAATAGGTGCTGCCGCGTTCTCCTTGTGGATGATCATCAGATCGCCCGCGAAGGTTTAAAACGCATCCTTGTCAGCGACCGGTCTATTGAAGTGGTCGGTGAAGCCGGAAATGGCTCCCAGGCAATAACCATGGCGGGCACCCTCTTTCCTGACGTTATCACCATGGATATCCGTATGCCGGGGATGGACGGCATTGCTGCAACCAGACAAATAGTGAGCCAATTTCCAAGCGCTAAAGTGGTAATGCTTAGTCTGTTTGCTGACGATCATGTCCAGGAGGCGTTTGAAGCCGGGGCCTCCGGCTTTATATTAAAGGAAAGCGACTCGGAGTCCATTATTGAGGCGGTACATCAAGCCAATAACGGTTATTATCCGGTCTCTCCTGTCCTTATTAAACGTATCATATCGGATTTCCCGGCGTTGCTCATGGGGCAGAAAAAAGATGGCGGCCTGACTGGGCGCCATCTAGAAGTACTGCGATTGATTTCTGAAGGTTATAACAGCAAGCAAATCGCCACCATGATTTTTACCAGCCAATCCACCGCCAAACGTGAGATTCGGCAGATTCTTCAAATTCTTCAAGCTAAAGACCGCGCTCAGGCTGTTTCAAAGGCGGTTCAGAGAGGGATAATCTAA
- the flab1 gene encoding Flagellin FlaB1 has protein sequence MFSKLNALTTKIFRGKKGITGLETAIILIAFVTVAAVLAYTVLSAGIFSSERGKEAVYSGLESAQSTMTVKGSVLIVDNADLQFNLAMAVTGGSVDLNKMVVNYFDSNGANENGATAPTVVFTDSDGVEVTALTGNETVTVTVTAAGLLDLASYDTFTVEIIPPTGATLTIKRTIPPLDGDTVADATATLINLN, from the coding sequence ATGTTCTCAAAATTAAATGCGTTAACCACAAAAATCTTTCGTGGCAAAAAAGGCATTACCGGCCTTGAGACAGCCATCATCCTGATCGCCTTTGTCACTGTTGCGGCGGTTCTTGCCTACACCGTACTGTCCGCCGGCATCTTCTCCTCCGAGCGCGGCAAGGAAGCCGTATACAGCGGCCTTGAGTCCGCACAATCTACCATGACGGTCAAAGGCTCGGTCCTTATTGTCGACAATGCAGACCTTCAGTTTAATCTGGCCATGGCTGTCACCGGCGGAAGCGTGGACCTAAACAAGATGGTTGTAAATTACTTTGATAGTAACGGCGCCAATGAAAACGGGGCGACTGCACCAACTGTGGTGTTCACTGATTCTGACGGGGTTGAAGTGACTGCATTGACCGGCAATGAAACCGTCACCGTCACTGTCACTGCCGCCGGTTTATTAGATCTTGCCTCGTACGACACTTTCACCGTTGAGATAATCCCGCCCACCGGTGCCACTCTCACCATCAAGCGAACTATTCCCCCCCTGGATGGCGATACTGTAGCTGACGCCACTGCCACTTTAATCAACTTGAACTAA
- the flaH gene encoding Flagella-related protein FlaH: MVMSMDNKEEQAKRIISTGQSEINKKLGGGIPVNSLVLIEGQSDAGKSVLCQQMTWGSLNSDFKVVMFSTENTIKSLVSQMDSLGLDIMGHLLMGDLKIYPIKASQIKADSHEVFDRILDTIGLLDKFELFIVDSLTPAITQSSGDRVLRYFERCKEFCDEGKTIINVIHTYAFEQDFLIRTRSVCDAHLKLTIEKVGDKLVKSMEVAKIRGAAQTTGNVLAFDVEPQIGIKIMPISRAKA; this comes from the coding sequence ATGGTGATGTCAATGGACAATAAAGAGGAACAAGCCAAACGGATCATTTCTACCGGTCAATCGGAAATTAACAAGAAACTCGGTGGCGGTATTCCAGTAAATTCCCTGGTATTGATCGAAGGTCAATCTGACGCCGGCAAATCGGTTCTATGCCAGCAAATGACCTGGGGCTCCCTCAACAGTGATTTCAAAGTGGTAATGTTTTCAACTGAGAACACTATCAAGAGCCTGGTCAGCCAAATGGACAGCCTTGGCCTGGATATCATGGGACACCTGTTGATGGGCGACCTGAAGATATATCCCATCAAGGCTTCCCAAATCAAAGCGGATTCGCATGAGGTTTTTGATCGTATTCTGGACACCATCGGCTTGCTGGATAAGTTTGAACTGTTCATTGTTGACTCACTGACGCCAGCTATCACTCAATCCAGTGGCGACCGAGTCCTGCGATATTTTGAGCGGTGCAAAGAATTCTGTGATGAAGGGAAGACAATCATCAATGTTATTCATACCTACGCCTTTGAGCAGGATTTTTTGATCCGAACTCGTTCAGTTTGTGATGCCCATCTCAAACTGACCATTGAAAAAGTGGGTGACAAGCTGGTCAAGAGCATGGAAGTTGCCAAAATACGTGGCGCCGCTCAGACTACCGGCAATGTGCTGGCCTTTGATGTAGAGCCACAAATCGGCATCAAGATAATGCCGATTTCCAGGGCAAAGGCGTAG
- the flaI gene encoding Flagella-related protein FlaI, with the protein MTTTIMPFDWETEVQSSRKSRIEALNQNMPPELFEVTQANPHLLEYLSMLPLSQIGLPEYHSVLTKELGDLMNPNVIYPIKDNLFVHIVVDQKDSRNCYIPIEPSSTYDVSSLLQRVEVACIDYGHELPEFDDNGDRVKQLLHYIDLVTTASKVSIPVGVKDKSLSPLKKKKHLEKIRATPREAEIVKYLFIRDKLGMGELEPLAWDHYIEDIGCAGLGPIFIEHKIFKSLKCSINFTDMEDLDNFVLRLAEKIQKPLSLSSPIIDATLESGSRINIVYGSEVSKRGSNFTIRHFEKIPISIFDLINFGTVNYLILAYLSMVISNGMNLFVAGESASGKTSMLNAITTFIHPLSKIITIEDTPELQVPHDNWIREVVQTTRANDTTGVTTFDLLKAALRQRPNEILVGEIRGPEGNVAFQAMQTGHSVMTTFHASSVEKLIQRITSNPILVPKSYIDNLNVVVLMNMVKLRNGKYARRITSIAEIAGYDSLSDSFNIVEVFRWDEVTDKFNFTGHMSSYILEYKIAPRLGFSSTKKTKVYDELNKRANILEKLHRDQNITGFYEILSVLGKAQREGLF; encoded by the coding sequence ATGACAACGACCATTATGCCGTTTGATTGGGAAACTGAGGTGCAATCGTCACGAAAATCACGTATCGAGGCATTGAATCAAAATATGCCCCCGGAGTTGTTTGAGGTAACCCAGGCTAATCCCCATCTCCTTGAGTATCTCAGTATGTTGCCTCTATCACAGATTGGTTTACCGGAATACCATTCCGTACTTACAAAAGAACTAGGCGACCTAATGAATCCCAACGTTATTTATCCCATCAAGGATAATCTATTCGTTCACATTGTGGTTGATCAGAAGGACAGCCGAAATTGCTATATCCCTATTGAACCATCTTCTACATATGATGTAAGTTCCCTGTTGCAACGAGTGGAGGTAGCCTGTATTGATTACGGGCATGAACTGCCGGAATTTGACGATAACGGTGACCGGGTCAAACAATTACTACACTATATCGATCTGGTGACAACAGCCAGTAAAGTATCTATACCGGTTGGTGTTAAAGACAAATCGCTCTCTCCTTTGAAGAAGAAAAAACACTTGGAGAAGATCAGGGCGACACCCCGAGAAGCTGAAATTGTCAAGTATCTTTTCATCCGGGACAAGCTGGGGATGGGAGAACTGGAACCGCTGGCATGGGATCATTACATTGAAGATATTGGCTGCGCCGGTCTGGGGCCAATATTCATCGAGCATAAAATATTTAAAAGCTTAAAGTGTTCCATAAACTTTACGGACATGGAAGACCTGGATAATTTTGTGCTCAGGTTAGCTGAAAAGATTCAGAAACCATTGTCTTTAAGCAGCCCTATTATAGATGCCACTTTGGAGAGCGGGTCACGTATCAATATTGTGTACGGCAGTGAAGTTTCCAAACGCGGTTCTAATTTTACTATCCGCCATTTTGAGAAAATCCCGATCTCCATTTTTGACCTGATCAATTTCGGTACAGTTAATTACCTGATTTTAGCCTATTTATCCATGGTCATCAGCAATGGCATGAACCTTTTTGTTGCCGGTGAATCAGCTTCAGGTAAAACCAGCATGCTCAACGCTATCACTACTTTTATCCATCCGTTATCCAAGATTATAACCATTGAAGATACCCCGGAGCTGCAGGTGCCGCACGATAATTGGATTCGCGAAGTGGTACAGACTACCCGTGCCAACGATACCACCGGGGTCACGACTTTTGACCTCTTGAAAGCTGCCTTGCGCCAGCGTCCCAACGAAATACTGGTCGGTGAAATCAGAGGTCCGGAGGGTAATGTGGCCTTTCAGGCTATGCAAACCGGTCACTCGGTTATGACTACCTTCCACGCTTCGTCAGTGGAGAAATTGATTCAGCGTATTACTTCAAATCCGATTCTGGTGCCTAAGTCATACATTGACAATCTGAATGTGGTAGTTCTGATGAATATGGTAAAACTGAGAAATGGCAAATATGCACGGCGTATTACCAGCATTGCCGAGATCGCCGGATATGATTCACTCAGCGATTCATTTAATATTGTCGAAGTATTTCGCTGGGATGAAGTGACCGATAAGTTCAATTTCACCGGCCACATGAGCAGCTATATTCTTGAATATAAGATTGCCCCCAGGCTGGGTTTCTCCTCTACAAAAAAGACAAAAGTCTACGACGAGCTCAATAAAAGAGCCAATATCCTCGAAAAACTCCACAGGGATCAAAATATCACAGGTTTCTACGAGATATTGTCGGTCCTTGGTAAAGCGCAACGCGAGGGACTCTTTTAG
- the flaI gene encoding Flagella-related protein FlaI, with protein MPFEGIEHPASGRMTETALLNAVPDDFRDVIGNNPHLLEYLLRLRLDELGIPKYLNKISRNLGDDKKPNYIYPSNDEGVFVHILFNTTDSRHSYIPIEPSSTRDFMPLVRSVEHKLLELRSELSNVVTSDNRQEQLLEWIFSVTTSPGRQELPNRNPGIRSRRRKATGFKKLALTRQEMDGLRYLYMRDKYGLGALQPLIADPNIEDISCSGLGHVFIEHKVFKALKSALVFEDIDDLDQFVLWLAERIKKPITFRNPISDATLPDGSRINMVFGKNISKRGSNFTIRKFAGVPTSIFELVDFGSINYLMLAYLSLAIGNGMNVFVSGETASGKTTLLNAVTAFIHPLAKVVTIEDTPELQVPHKNWIREVVQTTKTDDKSNAVNMFDLLRAALRQRPNQIIVGEIRGPEGNVAFQAMQTGHAVMATFHAASVEKLIQRITGNPISVPKTYVDNLNIVLLTSMVKLPNGKMGRRVLGINEIVSYDSSFDAFTFIEVFHWNEINDTFEFPGYMTSEILENRIAPKFGVANRNKHWIYSELNRRAKILEKLHKEQGITDFYAILDVLSKAQREGLF; from the coding sequence ATGCCCTTCGAAGGCATTGAACATCCGGCTTCTGGCCGGATGACTGAGACCGCACTCTTGAACGCAGTACCGGATGATTTCAGGGATGTCATCGGTAATAATCCCCACCTGTTGGAATATTTGCTCAGGCTACGTCTCGATGAGTTAGGAATACCTAAATACTTGAACAAAATATCACGCAATCTGGGGGATGATAAGAAACCAAATTATATCTACCCGTCCAACGATGAAGGAGTATTTGTTCATATTCTTTTTAATACCACTGACAGCCGTCATAGTTATATCCCGATAGAACCCAGTTCAACCAGGGATTTTATGCCGTTAGTGAGATCGGTGGAGCATAAGTTGCTTGAATTAAGGAGCGAATTATCGAACGTTGTCACCAGCGATAACAGACAGGAACAACTGCTGGAATGGATTTTCAGCGTTACAACCAGCCCTGGGCGGCAGGAGTTACCCAACAGAAACCCTGGTATCAGATCCCGGAGAAGAAAAGCCACGGGGTTTAAAAAACTGGCTCTTACCAGGCAGGAAATGGATGGCTTGCGCTATCTTTACATGAGAGATAAATACGGCCTGGGAGCCTTGCAGCCTCTTATCGCCGACCCTAACATCGAAGATATCAGTTGTTCGGGCTTAGGCCACGTTTTTATAGAGCATAAAGTGTTCAAGGCTTTAAAAAGCGCCCTCGTATTTGAAGATATTGATGACCTGGATCAGTTTGTCCTATGGCTGGCGGAACGTATTAAGAAGCCGATCACCTTCCGCAATCCCATTTCCGATGCCACTTTACCGGACGGTTCACGTATCAATATGGTCTTTGGGAAGAACATCTCCAAGCGCGGCTCAAATTTCACGATACGTAAATTTGCCGGTGTGCCGACTTCCATATTTGAACTAGTAGACTTCGGCAGTATCAACTACCTGATGCTGGCTTATCTTTCACTGGCTATCGGTAATGGTATGAATGTATTTGTATCCGGAGAAACAGCCTCCGGTAAAACGACGTTATTGAACGCTGTAACCGCATTTATTCACCCGCTGGCCAAAGTAGTGACGATTGAAGATACCCCTGAATTACAGGTACCACACAAGAACTGGATACGCGAGGTAGTGCAGACTACAAAAACCGACGATAAAAGTAATGCTGTTAACATGTTTGACTTATTGAGAGCTGCGTTGCGGCAGAGGCCGAACCAAATAATAGTAGGTGAAATCCGCGGCCCGGAAGGTAATGTCGCTTTTCAGGCAATGCAGACCGGCCATGCCGTGATGGCTACCTTCCACGCCGCTTCAGTTGAAAAACTGATACAGCGGATTACCGGTAATCCAATTTCCGTGCCCAAAACCTATGTGGATAACCTTAATATTGTGCTATTGACCAGTATGGTCAAACTGCCAAACGGGAAAATGGGACGCCGTGTACTGGGCATCAATGAGATCGTGTCGTATGATTCTTCTTTTGACGCTTTCACATTCATTGAGGTTTTCCACTGGAATGAAATAAATGATACCTTTGAATTCCCAGGCTATATGACCAGCGAAATTCTTGAAAACCGGATTGCCCCCAAATTCGGAGTCGCCAACCGCAACAAGCATTGGATCTATTCAGAGCTTAATCGCCGGGCAAAAATACTGGAAAAGTTGCATAAAGAACAGGGAATCACCGACTTTTATGCCATACTCGATGTGCTAAGCAAAGCGCAACGTGAGGGCTTATTCTGA
- a CDS encoding DNA-binding response regulator LuxR family: protein MLVDDHEVVRQGLRRVLENEGGFKVVGEAKNGLEAVKQALSLLPDVIVMDLHMPQMDGIQATREIKKKLPDVAVLALTMYADDLLPEGVDAGIGGFMLKDGDSHQIAQAIQQIHQGINPVSPALNKKLLTEYYRLHKQNSLALTNRQKEILKLVCEGFAITAICHQLCISLSTQKREMREIYNKLGVNSRAHACSIAIKAGIIKIVHD from the coding sequence ATGCTTGTTGATGACCATGAAGTCGTAAGGCAGGGTTTGCGCCGTGTCTTAGAGAACGAAGGTGGTTTTAAGGTTGTCGGTGAAGCAAAAAATGGACTTGAGGCGGTGAAACAAGCCCTGTCACTATTACCAGATGTCATTGTTATGGATCTGCATATGCCGCAAATGGATGGAATACAGGCTACCCGAGAGATTAAAAAAAAACTGCCAGATGTGGCGGTGCTGGCACTTACCATGTACGCAGATGATTTACTTCCAGAAGGTGTTGACGCTGGCATAGGCGGGTTCATGCTCAAGGATGGAGATAGTCACCAAATAGCCCAGGCGATACAGCAGATACATCAGGGAATCAATCCTGTATCCCCGGCCTTAAATAAAAAATTGCTTACCGAGTATTACAGACTCCATAAACAAAACTCATTAGCTCTGACGAACCGGCAAAAAGAAATACTGAAACTTGTATGCGAAGGTTTTGCTATTACAGCCATCTGTCACCAGTTATGCATCAGTTTGTCAACCCAGAAAAGGGAGATGCGTGAAATTTACAATAAGCTGGGTGTAAACAGCCGTGCACACGCGTGTTCGATCGCGATTAAAGCTGGTATTATCAAAATAGTCCACGACTAG
- a CDS encoding sensor histidine kinase, with protein sequence MLSREDNSDNLPKTSAALLKASPILPHASEVDLRHSDDLGKWHKKLETFSSSSSDDIRLDAVLNLAVELMPFLTKSDFVSSIIRESNSSDWVIKSKYGELDSLSERNCQQIMLSLLTSLFERDDMYLPCLSKLTLRNKTHYLMCIPLVKRKQILGGILVVRAYDGAEYAESELAAASLLGHWCNMKLDAIHGNEDGDTHHHDDPKIMAHLAECREKERQRIAADLHDGVAQWMLGVAYDIDICRAMAAIGNIPELKKSLSSAKKTIQKCTQEVRRAIADLKPVEMAKYGLVGAINSKAEEFNRYGINCVVALGSQLPPLTDSEERTIYWIVEEALNNARKHAQADSITVDIASESDSLNVTIMDNGKGFSNNSVGQPSPPLFTNGLKGMLTRARLIGADLVVNSSPGIGTVIKLSLRLKK encoded by the coding sequence ATGCTATCACGCGAAGATAATTCGGACAACCTGCCTAAAACATCGGCCGCATTATTGAAGGCTTCCCCAATCTTGCCCCATGCCTCTGAAGTTGACCTCAGACATAGTGACGACCTGGGAAAATGGCATAAGAAACTTGAGACTTTTTCTAGTTCATCCAGTGATGATATTAGGCTAGATGCAGTATTGAATCTAGCCGTTGAATTGATGCCCTTCCTAACAAAATCAGATTTCGTATCAAGTATCATAAGAGAGAGTAATTCAAGTGATTGGGTTATTAAATCAAAATATGGTGAACTCGATTCGTTGTCTGAACGAAACTGTCAACAAATAATGCTTAGCCTGCTGACAAGCCTGTTTGAACGTGATGACATGTATCTGCCCTGCCTGAGTAAACTAACATTACGTAATAAGACTCATTATCTTATGTGTATTCCATTGGTTAAACGCAAACAGATCTTGGGTGGGATTCTGGTAGTAAGGGCCTACGATGGCGCGGAATATGCGGAAAGTGAGTTGGCGGCAGCTTCCCTGCTAGGTCATTGGTGTAACATGAAGTTGGATGCTATTCACGGAAATGAAGACGGGGACACCCATCATCATGATGATCCAAAGATTATGGCACATTTGGCTGAATGTAGAGAAAAGGAGAGGCAGCGTATTGCAGCTGACCTTCATGATGGTGTGGCCCAATGGATGCTCGGTGTGGCTTATGATATCGATATATGCCGCGCCATGGCGGCCATTGGGAATATCCCGGAATTGAAGAAGTCGTTATCTTCGGCCAAAAAAACTATCCAGAAATGCACACAAGAGGTCAGGCGAGCAATTGCAGATCTGAAACCGGTTGAGATGGCAAAATATGGTTTGGTTGGCGCGATAAACAGCAAAGCTGAAGAATTCAATCGATACGGCATTAATTGTGTGGTTGCGCTGGGTTCTCAATTACCACCTCTTACTGATTCCGAGGAAAGAACCATTTATTGGATAGTTGAAGAAGCATTGAACAACGCCCGGAAACATGCTCAGGCAGATTCCATTACCGTCGATATAGCATCCGAATCAGATTCGTTGAATGTGACTATCATGGATAATGGGAAGGGATTTTCTAACAACAGCGTAGGACAACCCTCCCCACCACTTTTTACAAATGGCTTGAAGGGGATGCTCACCCGGGCCAGATTGATAGGGGCAGATTTGGTAGTTAACAGCAGTCCAGGTATTGGAACAGTAATTAAACTATCATTAAGGCTGAAGAAGTAA
- a CDS encoding hydrolase (hydrolase alpha/beta fold family), translated as MTQFSSKGSWLNWHHRIGVAIGIAAASGLLSAWLTPRGPITASEALVSLIGALVIGIVGGFFTKTRWSMLVMPAVFIIVFELVRLGTDGPTVDGIHLGTTYGIIAFVLGRGVHALIVILPMILGVVIGVMIAMQLGRSRIGVVGRIGQIFTSLGMLALIAFTFFIAQPAHTEPILGPDGKPLPGSVTELTTVRIGNSDQALMIRGKSVDNPVLLYLAGGPGGTDLGAMRLSGALLENDFVVVTWEQRGSGKSYSALDPQETLTLSQMVADTIELTNYLRNRFNEGKIYLVGNSWGTIPGVLAAQQHPELYHAYIGTGQMVSPRETDIMFYEDTLAWAERTGNDELVTILRKNGPPPYNDFRAYEPALSYEHDWNSYSMSGTNKEMPANLFVPENTLMDKVNGLRGFLDTFAVLYPQLQDIDFRRDVPKLGIPVYMVIGNYEARGRAVLANEWFETLDAPFTEMIVFKSSGHRPSFEEPHAFASLMAEVLSDTYAVSHA; from the coding sequence ATGACACAGTTTTCTTCTAAAGGCTCTTGGCTTAATTGGCACCACAGAATAGGTGTGGCAATTGGGATTGCAGCAGCATCTGGGTTATTGAGTGCATGGCTCACTCCCCGCGGCCCGATTACCGCTTCTGAAGCTCTTGTTTCCTTAATTGGGGCACTTGTGATAGGTATAGTCGGCGGTTTCTTTACAAAAACACGCTGGAGCATGCTGGTGATGCCAGCGGTGTTCATCATCGTGTTCGAACTCGTACGCCTCGGCACAGATGGCCCAACAGTTGATGGCATCCACCTCGGGACAACCTATGGAATCATCGCCTTTGTGCTTGGACGTGGCGTTCATGCATTGATCGTCATATTACCAATGATTCTAGGAGTTGTGATTGGGGTTATGATCGCAATGCAGCTAGGACGCAGTAGAATAGGTGTGGTAGGGCGTATCGGGCAGATCTTCACCAGTCTCGGTATGCTTGCACTTATCGCGTTCACTTTCTTTATCGCACAACCTGCGCATACCGAACCAATTTTAGGCCCAGATGGCAAGCCCTTACCTGGAAGTGTCACTGAGTTGACTACAGTCAGAATTGGCAACTCTGACCAGGCGTTAATGATTCGGGGAAAGAGCGTTGATAATCCTGTCCTGCTCTATCTGGCGGGTGGTCCTGGTGGCACAGACCTTGGAGCCATGCGCCTGAGCGGCGCTTTGCTTGAAAATGATTTCGTTGTTGTCACATGGGAACAACGTGGCAGCGGTAAATCATATTCAGCGCTTGATCCACAAGAGACATTAACCCTAAGCCAGATGGTGGCCGATACGATTGAACTAACCAATTATCTCCGGAACCGTTTTAACGAGGGCAAGATCTATCTGGTAGGTAACTCGTGGGGAACAATACCGGGTGTGCTGGCTGCACAACAGCATCCCGAACTCTATCATGCCTACATTGGGACCGGGCAGATGGTGAGTCCGCGAGAAACGGATATAATGTTCTACGAGGATACCCTCGCCTGGGCAGAGCGAACAGGTAATGACGAACTGGTAACCATCTTACGGAAGAACGGACCCCCTCCATATAATGATTTCCGTGCCTATGAACCGGCGCTCTCTTACGAACATGATTGGAACTCTTACTCAATGAGCGGCACTAACAAGGAGATGCCAGCTAACCTATTCGTTCCTGAAAACACGCTGATGGATAAGGTAAACGGGTTGCGGGGATTTCTTGACACCTTTGCAGTTCTATACCCGCAGTTGCAGGATATCGACTTTCGAAGAGATGTACCCAAACTCGGCATCCCAGTCTATATGGTTATTGGCAATTACGAAGCCAGGGGACGGGCCGTACTCGCCAATGAATGGTTCGAAACTCTTGATGCACCTTTTACAGAAATGATTGTATTCAAATCGTCTGGACACCGTCCCAGTTTTGAAGAACCACATGCATTTGCATCGCTCATGGCCGAAGTGTTGAGCGATACGTATGCAGTTTCACACGCATGA
- a CDS encoding zinc metalloprotease — MALEIKPDASLVVRAPRRTSLEQVHRFIGTHSEWIKLKQEVALERPHPEPKMFIDGEEFLYLGHICRLRLIDIVVPPVAYDGDLLLSTGALPRARDVIIKWYKSRARQIFTERVIHYAALMGCQPSALRITSPERRWGSCGAGGGLNFNWKVVMAPQEVIDYLVVHELAHLKHRGHSREFWDFVKRFCPEFRQRQLWLKNNSYRLEI; from the coding sequence ATGGCGCTGGAAATCAAACCTGACGCCTCATTGGTAGTGCGGGCTCCCAGACGCACTTCTTTGGAACAGGTTCATCGTTTTATCGGAACACACAGTGAGTGGATCAAACTCAAACAAGAAGTTGCGCTTGAACGTCCCCACCCCGAACCTAAGATGTTCATTGACGGTGAAGAGTTCTTATATCTTGGGCATATCTGCCGATTACGGCTGATTGATATTGTCGTGCCGCCTGTCGCTTATGACGGCGATCTTCTTCTATCAACTGGGGCTCTACCGCGAGCTAGAGATGTGATTATCAAGTGGTATAAGTCCCGGGCGCGCCAGATCTTTACTGAACGTGTTATTCATTATGCTGCGCTGATGGGGTGTCAGCCCTCTGCCCTGCGGATAACCAGCCCGGAGCGGCGCTGGGGTTCATGCGGCGCAGGCGGGGGACTCAATTTTAACTGGAAAGTGGTCATGGCACCTCAGGAAGTCATTGATTATCTGGTGGTCCATGAGCTGGCGCATCTCAAGCATCGCGGCCATTCCCGGGAGTTCTGGGATTTTGTTAAACGCTTTTGTCCGGAATTCCGTCAACGGCAATTGTGGCTTAAAAATAATAGTTATCGGTTAGAAATCTGA
- a CDS encoding hypothetical protein (hypothetical protein DUF194 DegV family), whose translation MAVKVVTDTTADLPPAIIAELDIKVVPLYVRFGKQVYRDGVDISHEDFYTRLPVDPVHPSTSQPSPQDFLEVYEKLDKNTDGIISIHISKKLSGTYDSAIQAKQMMAGKVPIEVIDSLSVSMGLGLLVVLAGRMAQQGASLGEIKDAVENAVPRMHLMGIFDTLKYLAAGGRIGRGKALLGSVLNVKPLLAIKEGEFVPVGQVRSREKSIERLVDWAKGFNNVAALAVAQSTTPDEADVLAGRLAVCLPREKIMICQLGAVLGTHAGPGTLWVAVLTSD comes from the coding sequence ATGGCCGTCAAAGTAGTCACCGATACCACTGCCGACCTACCGCCCGCTATAATCGCTGAATTGGATATTAAAGTCGTACCGTTGTATGTCCGGTTCGGAAAACAGGTGTATAGAGATGGGGTTGATATCAGCCATGAGGATTTCTATACACGGTTACCGGTGGACCCAGTGCATCCCAGTACATCCCAGCCGTCGCCCCAGGATTTCCTGGAGGTATATGAGAAGCTGGATAAAAATACGGATGGTATTATCTCCATTCATATTTCAAAAAAGCTCAGCGGTACCTATGATTCGGCAATTCAGGCAAAACAGATGATGGCCGGCAAAGTGCCTATTGAGGTTATTGACTCTTTGTCAGTTTCCATGGGCTTGGGTCTATTGGTCGTGCTTGCCGGCCGGATGGCGCAACAGGGTGCCAGTCTGGGTGAAATCAAGGATGCAGTCGAAAATGCTGTTCCCCGGATGCATCTGATGGGCATTTTTGACACCCTTAAATACCTGGCAGCTGGCGGACGTATCGGCAGAGGCAAGGCACTTCTGGGTTCCGTTCTGAATGTTAAACCATTATTGGCTATAAAAGAAGGTGAGTTTGTACCGGTGGGCCAGGTTAGAAGCCGGGAAAAGAGTATCGAGCGCCTGGTTGATTGGGCTAAGGGTTTCAATAATGTTGCGGCGCTTGCAGTCGCCCAAAGTACTACTCCTGATGAAGCTGACGTGCTGGCCGGACGTCTGGCGGTATGTCTTCCCAGAGAAAAGATCATGATCTGCCAATTAGGGGCGGTATTGGGAACTCATGCTGGCCCGGGCACCCTGTGGGTTGCGGTTTTAACTTCAGATTAG